Proteins encoded within one genomic window of Neoarius graeffei isolate fNeoGra1 chromosome 18, fNeoGra1.pri, whole genome shotgun sequence:
- the LOC132865708 gene encoding uncharacterized protein LOC132865708, which translates to MEHVRVVLIHLLQNHLYVKAEKCEFHQHRISFLGYIISSEGVSMDPSKVSAVTSWPTPTSVKELQHFLGFANFYCHFIQGFSSITIPLTSLLKKGPKHLQWNPTAEAAFGHLKQAFTSALILQHPDLSKPFTLKVDASDMGVGAVLSQRFGEKQTPSSSILF; encoded by the coding sequence ATGGAGCATGTTAGGGTGGTCCTCATACACCTGCTCCAGAATCACCTTTACgtcaaagcagagaaatgtgagttccatcagCATCGCATCTCTTTCCTGGGCTACATCATTAGTTCTGAAGGTGTCAGTATGGACCCATCTAAGGTCTCTGCGGTCACATCTTGGCCCACGCCCACATCAGTTAAGGAGCTTCAACATTTTCTAGGTTTTGCCAACTTCTATTGTCATTTTATTCAGGGTTTCAGCTCCATCACCATCCCACTAACTTCACTActcaagaagggacccaagcACCTTCAATGGAACCCCACAGCAGAAGCAGCTTTTGGTCATCTCAAGCAAGCCTTCACCTCAGCTCTCATCTTGCAGCATCCAGATCTGTCCAAACCTTTCACTCTGAAGGTCGATGCATCTGACATGGGAGTAGGGGCTGTGCTATCACAACGTTTTGGGGAAAAACAAACTCCATCCAGTAGCATTCTTTTCTAA